A stretch of the Deltaproteobacteria bacterium genome encodes the following:
- a CDS encoding endonuclease domain-containing protein: MSTLIDLSKSLRKNSTHTENDLWYYLRSRRLNGLKFRRQHPLGLYIVDFICLEKRIVIELDGGQHAAAQSEGKKRDEWLKAEGYQVLHFWNSEFYENREGVLSQILAASE; the protein is encoded by the coding sequence ATGAGTACTTTGATTGACCTTTCAAAATCTCTCAGGAAAAACTCAACTCATACAGAAAATGATCTTTGGTATTATTTAAGATCAAGGCGATTAAATGGATTGAAATTTAGAAGACAGCATCCTCTTGGTCTATACATTGTAGATTTTATATGTCTTGAGAAGCGCATTGTTATTGAATTGGACGGTGGGCAACATGCTGCAGCTCAAAGTGAAGGTAAGAAACGAGATGAATGGTTGAAAGCAGAAGGATACCAAGTATTACATTTTTGGAACTCTGAATTTTATGAAAATCGTGAAGGGGTGTTGAGTCAAATTTTAGCAGCAAGTGAATGA
- a CDS encoding RNA pseudouridine synthase yields MTTDAYRYNPPVKYYSFTLEKTISGRNLLPYLSQQLNLATENIQKALFHGGCYLNKKRLNEQDLKHPFKANSEIELYLFSREPEAIPISSQHILLKENGLLAVNKPAWLPVQGSRASTRFGLQEQVRDFTGLKNLNALHRLDRQTSGIVLFAYDKKTEAYFMKQFHDQKIKKSYLALVSPAAAEKEWIVEGYLQRDFRKLPLNVYRLYEKEQKNSRWSKTEFKVLEANEKVTLIEARPLTGRTHQIRVHLASKGHPILGDDLYGSPLQSTRILLHAHRLSFQMADGKEVRIEAPVPGDFN; encoded by the coding sequence ATGACAACGGACGCCTACCGCTACAACCCACCAGTTAAGTATTATTCCTTCACCCTTGAAAAAACAATTTCAGGTCGCAACTTGCTGCCTTATCTCTCCCAGCAACTCAATCTTGCTACAGAAAATATTCAAAAAGCACTTTTTCATGGAGGATGTTATCTCAACAAAAAAAGACTGAATGAACAAGATCTCAAACATCCATTTAAAGCAAACTCCGAAATCGAACTTTATCTTTTTTCAAGAGAACCAGAAGCCATTCCTATTTCTTCACAGCATATTTTATTGAAAGAGAATGGCCTTTTGGCCGTGAACAAACCCGCCTGGTTACCCGTACAGGGAAGCCGCGCCAGTACTCGTTTTGGCCTGCAGGAACAAGTTCGTGACTTCACGGGCTTGAAAAATTTAAATGCCCTGCATCGTTTGGATAGGCAAACCAGCGGAATCGTTTTATTCGCCTATGATAAAAAAACCGAAGCTTATTTCATGAAACAATTTCATGATCAGAAGATCAAAAAATCTTACCTGGCCCTCGTCTCCCCCGCAGCGGCAGAAAAAGAATGGATTGTAGAAGGGTACCTTCAGCGCGATTTTCGAAAATTGCCCCTCAATGTTTATCGCCTTTATGAAAAGGAACAAAAAAATTCCCGCTGGAGTAAAACGGAGTTTAAAGTTCTAGAAGCAAACGAAAAAGTGACCTTGATTGAGGCCAGACCTCTCACAGGCCGCACCCACCAAATCCGCGTCCATCTTGCGTCAAAAGGACATCCCATTTTGGGAGATGATTTGTATGGAAGCCCATTGCAATCGACCCGAATACTTTTGCATGCCCACAGGCTTTCTTTTCAGATGGCGGATGGCAAAGAGGTAAGAATTGAAGCTCCGGTGCCTGGGGATTTTAATTAA